A genome region from Gossypium hirsutum isolate 1008001.06 chromosome A04, Gossypium_hirsutum_v2.1, whole genome shotgun sequence includes the following:
- the LOC107945132 gene encoding E3 ubiquitin-protein ligase MBR2, translated as MGSSPDNTSIGQPNSLGNMLNPVETRLSNYTVSSGGATNGNTFTPDVRIFSGWNSGEPSSRLRTQNQVFQDVLNHHLDDDDGTKIEHGWSSSYGAAGDAPRSEERQIEPPNVFFPGRLNNGRSGNQIRSGPLYLQGSSSTHSPQNMNLTEGFTSHRGNGGSCVGTGIGSVGLEREQVSNASVFSGNVGSSSGSGEENDDGSGSSLGSWGLSCKRKAVEGTSEQSYSASTSGNSQQIENVAWNTVPARNDASSRLSLSTLSRNFLDVSPPDQLNSRVGLGMRIVNDAFPSSGTRSANQESQQEFLPYSLSSTGVAGSSSFGSPTHPRAAAFGDSLNLRSAAAIAGNSSSPSTQSHMRTISVVPRNAHPFPWTSISSSRTSHPSGSINPLERAAASREEPNIRNIPRNNAEHPMFVPATQDPTGWSLASENISTSGGVPSSNRPGPSSTIQLPSPSWIPPCNPPIQYQQRVSEVAPWSLFPPFDSEPGSSSSRFPSLSSAPSSSSRETALSSRSNSQGNNQTYRRSAFIAERQGDDALGRPHSLRALAADIEGRHRLISEIREVLNAMRRGENLRIEDHMLFDPFIYHGMVETHDRHRDMRLDVDNMSYEELLALEERIGDVSTGLNEETILELMKQRKYSSTTTESTQEPEPCCICQEEYEDGDNTGILNCGHDFHTNCIKQWLMLKNLCPICKTTGLLK; from the exons ATGGGGTCTAGTCCTGATAACACTAGTATTGGTCAACCAAATTCTTTGGGTAACATGCTGAATCCTGTGGAAACTCGGTTATCTAATTATACGGTGTCTTCTGGTGGGGCAACGAATGGAAACACATTTACTCCTGATGTTAGGATCTTTAGTGGCTGGAATTCTGGTGAACCGAGCTCTAGATTGAGAACGCAAAACCAGGTGTTTCAGGATGTTCTGAATCACCATCTCGATGATGATGATGGAACAAAAATAGAGCATGGTTGGTCTTCTTCTTATGGTGCTGCTGGGGATGCTCCAAGGTCGGAAGAAAGGCAGATTGAACCACCAAATGTGTTTTTTCCTGGGAGACTGAATAATGGTCGGAGTGGCAATCAGATCAGAAGTGGACCCTTATATTTGCAAGGTTCCAGCTCTACTCATAGCCCACAGAATATGAATCTAACTGAAGGATTTACTAGCCACAGGGGCAATGGAGGGTCATGTGTTGGAACTGGTATCGGTTCAGTTGGACTAGAAAGAGAGCAGGTATCTAATGCCAGTGTTTTTTCTGGAAATGTTGGTAGTTCATCCGGGAGTGGGGAGGAAAATGATGATGGCTCTGGATCTTCTCTGGGTAGTTGGGGTTTATCCTGCAAGAGGAAGGCCGTTGAAGGTACTTCCGAGCAGTCTTATTCTGCTAGTACTTCTGGCaattctcaacaaattgaaaatgtTGCATGGAATACTGTTCCTGCTCGTAATGATGCTTCTAGCCGCTTGAGTTTATCAACTCTCTCACGGAATTTCCTTGATGTTAGCCCCCCTGATCAGCTGAATTCTAGAGTTGGGCTCGGTATGAGAATAGTTAATGATGCATTTCCTTCTTCAGGTACAAGAAGTGCTAATCAAGAAAGCCAACAAGAATTTTTACCATATAGTTTATCGTCAACCGGGGTCGCTGGGTCGTCTAGTTTTGGTTCTCCAACTCACCCTAGAGCTGCCGCATTTGGTGACTCTCTAAACTTAAGATCAGCAGCAGCAATAGCAGGAAATTCTAGTTCCCCCTCAACTCAATCTCATATGAGAACCATTTCTGTTGTGCCAAGAAATGCGCACCCTTTCCCTTGGACTAGCATTTCCAGTTCAAGAACTAGCCACCCATCAGGTTCCATTAATCCTTTAGAGAGAGCTGCTGCATCACGGGAGGAACCAAACATAAGAAATATCCCGAGAAACAATGCAGAGCATCCAATGTTTGTACCAGCAACGCAAGATCCGACAGGATGGAGTTTGGCATCTGAAAATATCAGCACATCTGGAGGCGTTCCGTCTTCTAATCGACCTGGGCCTAGTTCAACCATCCAGTTGCCGTCTCCTTCCTGGATTCCTCCTTGCAACCCGCCAATACAATACCAACAAAGAGTATCAGAAGTTGCACCTTGGTCTTTATTTCCTCCATTTGATTCTGAACCTGGTAGCAGTAGTAGTCGTTTCCCGTCATTATCTTCAgccccttcttcttcttcacggGAAACAGCACTGTCATCTCGATCTAACAGTCAAGGTAATAATCAAACATACCGAAGGTCAGCTTTCATAGCAGAGAGACAAGGTGATGATGCTCTTGGGAGGCCCCACTCATTGCGAGCTTTGGCTGCTGATATCGAAGGGAGACACCGGCTAATTTCTGAG ATTCGTGAAGTCTTGAATGCTATGCGTAGGGGGGAGAACTTACGAATCGAG GACCATATGCTGTTCGATCCGTTCATATATCATGGTATGGTTGAAACACATGACAGACATAGAGATATGCGCCTTGATGTTGATAACATGTCATACGAG GAATTGTTGGCATTAGAAGAACGGATTGGAGACGTGAGCACGGGACTGAATGAGGAAACCATTCTGGAGTTGATGAAACAGCGGAAGTATTCATCTACTACAACTGAATCCACACAAGAACCGGAACCATGTTGTATCTGTCAG GAAGAATACGAGGATGGGGACAATACCGGGATCCTCAATTGTGGGCATGACTTCCATACTAACTGCATCAAACAGTGGTTAATGCTAAAAAACCTGTGTCCTATTTGTAAGACAACTGGGTTGCTTAAATGA
- the LOC107945131 gene encoding uncharacterized protein, protein MANLNASTSLVPSESSEQRGSVVVDSNVNVLPPPMNQQKQTSSDGSVAILWDIENCPVPSDVRPEDVAGNIRMALRVHPVIKGAVMMFSAYGDFNAFPRRLREGCQRTGVKLIDVPNGRKDAADKAILVDMFLFALDNPPPSSIMLISGDVDFAPALHILGQRGYIVILVIPAGVGVSSALCSAGKFVWDWPSVARGEGFVPPSKALMPPRGGPVDIARCFMGCHISDNPDGQNEEEAIVYKGASQSCYNPRDFSLVSRSLAEYTSNPSVCVPSYPATFRSQSLPCGLNEASGCPGYYDQNDTMWVQPGDIKGLKGQLVKLLELSGGCMPLTRVPAEYQKIFGRPLYVAEYGALKLVNLFKKMGDTLAIDGKGHKKFVYLRNWKANPSAPPLVLTRKDKKGKGIHEEITDVTAGAGSSDEFSDEERVVVDKRDQRKTDDNLEQFKYELQEILVSYSCRIFLGCFEEIYQQRYKKTLDYRKLSVEKLEELFDKVRDVVVLHEEPVSKRKFLCAVGS, encoded by the coding sequence ATGGCGAATCTAAATGCATCAACGTCCTTAGTTCCTTCAGAATCCTCAGAACAAAGGGGATCTGTTGTGGTGGATTCAAATGTGAATGTGCTTCCACCTCCTATGAACCAGCAAAAGCAAACCTCCTCAGACGGTTCCGTGGCTATCCTTTGGGATATAGAGAACTGCCCTGTCCCAAGCGATGTCCGTCCTGAAGATGTAGCGGGGAATATAAGAATGGCTTTGCGAGTGCATCCTGTTATCAAAGGAGCTGTTATGATGTTCTCTGCGTATGGAGATTTTAATGCCTTCCCAAGGAGACTGAGAGAGGGCTGTCAGAGAACTGGTGTGAAACTCATAGATGTACCAAATGGAAGGAAAGATGCTGCTGACAAGGCTATCTTGGTTGACATGTTTTTATTTGCTCTTGATAACCCTCCACCTTCATCTATCATGTTGATTTCGGGGGATGTTGATTTTGCTCCGGCTCTTCACATACTCGGTCAACGTGGCTATATAGTCATTCTTGTCATTCCTGCTGGGGTAGGTGTTTCATCTGCGTTGTGCAGTGCTGGTAAATTTGTTTGGGATTGGCCTAGTGTTGCTCGTGGGGAAGGGTTTGTACCTCCCTCGAAGGCCTTAATGCCTCCTCGAGGAGGACCGGTTGATATTGCTAGGTGTTTCATGGGGTGCCATATTAGTGACAATCCTGATGGCCAAAATGAGGAAGAGGCAATAGTTTATAAAGGTGCTTCACAAAGCTGTTACAACCCAAGGGATTTCTCGTTGGTGTCACGATCTTTAGCTGAATATACAAGTAATCCTTCAGTTTGCGTACCTTCTTACCCTGCAACTTTTAGGTCGCAGAGTCTCCCATGTGGTTTGAATGAAGCTTCAGGGTGTCCCGGTTATTATGATCAGAACGATACAATGTGGGTTCAGCCTGGAGACATAAAAGGTTTGAAAGGACAACTAGTGAAATTGCTTGAACTTTCAGGAGGATGCATGCCTCTTACCCGTGTTCCTGCTGAGTATCAAAAGATTTTCGGAAGACCTCTTTATGTGGCCGAGTACGGAGCACTCAAACTTGTTAATCTTTTCAAAAAGATGGGTGACACATTGGCAATTGACGGAAAAGGTCATAAGAAATTCGTTTACCTTAGAAACTGGAAAGCAAACCCGAGTGCACCTCCTTTGGTTCTAACAAGGAAAGACAAGAAAGGGAAGGGTATTCACGAGGAAATCACAGATGTCACTGCAGGTGCTGGCTCATCTGACGAGTTCTCCGATGAGGAAAGAGTGGTAGTTGACAAACGGGATCAGAGGAAGACTGACGATAATCTTGAGCAATTCAAATACGAGTTGCAGGAAATTCTTGTGAGTTATTCCTGCAGGATTTTCTTGGGTTGTTTCGAAGAAATATATCAGCAACGGTATAAGAAGACATTGGACTATAGAAAGCTCAGTGTGGAGAAGCTAGAGGAGTTGTTTGACAAGGTGAGAGATGTTGTAGTCTTGCATGAAGAACCAGTAAGCAAAAGGAAATTTCTCTGTGCAGTAGGTAGCTAG